The Microbacterium sp. LWH7-1.2 genome window below encodes:
- a CDS encoding 3-hydroxyacyl-CoA dehydrogenase family protein: protein MMISTVAVVGSGYMGGGIAQVLALAGREVVLADASAELAHSNRERLIREAADYGRRGIFPPDAADRVAERVSASTSIEDAVADVDLVEEAVPEILELKHETLRRISGSCRPDTLIGSNTSTISIGTLAEAVEHPTRFLGVHFSNPATFIPGVEVIPHAETDPSAVERIVELLGECGKVGVPIADVTGFVLNRLQYALFSEAARLVDEGVATPEAVDLIARTTFGFRLPFFGPFAIADIAGLDVYEFCYRSLHEAYPDRFTSPGILNERVERGEKGVKSGRGFLATPPERAPELAAYRDEAYAALSALLRELGRAPVDY from the coding sequence ATGATGATCTCGACGGTGGCCGTCGTCGGCTCCGGCTACATGGGCGGCGGGATCGCCCAGGTGCTGGCGCTCGCGGGCAGGGAGGTCGTTCTGGCCGATGCCAGCGCCGAGCTCGCCCACTCCAATCGAGAGCGCCTCATCCGTGAGGCGGCCGACTACGGCCGGCGTGGGATCTTCCCCCCGGATGCCGCCGACCGGGTCGCGGAGCGCGTCTCGGCGTCGACGTCTATCGAGGACGCGGTGGCCGACGTCGACCTCGTCGAAGAGGCCGTGCCGGAGATCCTCGAACTCAAGCACGAGACGCTGCGGCGCATCAGCGGGAGCTGTCGCCCCGACACGCTCATCGGGAGCAACACTTCCACGATCTCGATCGGCACGCTCGCGGAGGCCGTCGAGCACCCGACGCGATTCCTCGGCGTGCACTTCAGCAACCCGGCCACCTTCATCCCCGGAGTCGAGGTCATCCCGCACGCGGAGACCGACCCGAGCGCCGTGGAGAGAATCGTCGAGCTCCTCGGCGAATGCGGGAAGGTGGGTGTGCCCATCGCCGACGTGACGGGTTTCGTGCTGAACCGCCTGCAATACGCCCTCTTCAGTGAGGCGGCACGCCTCGTCGACGAAGGGGTCGCGACCCCGGAGGCCGTGGATCTGATCGCCCGCACGACCTTCGGGTTCAGGCTGCCCTTCTTCGGGCCGTTCGCGATCGCGGACATCGCGGGGCTGGACGTGTACGAGTTCTGCTATCGATCGCTCCACGAGGCGTATCCGGATCGGTTCACCTCGCCGGGGATCCTCAACGAGCGCGTCGAGCGCGGCGAGAAGGGCGTGAAGTCCGGCCGTGGGTTCCTCGCCACCCCGCCAGAACGCGCCCCCGAGCTGGCCGCCTACCGGGACGAGGCCTACGCCGCGCTGTCGGCTCTCCTCCGCGAGCTGGGACGCGCACCCGTCGACTACTGA
- a CDS encoding ribose-5-phosphate isomerase, with protein MGWRIVIGADDAGFAYKEVLRELLAADSRVDSVADVGVASAEATPYPRVAVKAASIVARGDADRALLICGTGLGVAITANKVRGIRAVTAHDSYSVERSVKSNNAQVLTLGARVIGLELAKKLVDEWLEHRFDPGSASAAKVRLIDEYEEEA; from the coding sequence ATGGGCTGGAGAATCGTGATCGGCGCCGACGACGCCGGCTTCGCCTACAAGGAGGTGCTGCGAGAGCTGCTCGCCGCCGACTCGCGGGTGGACAGCGTCGCGGATGTCGGGGTGGCGAGCGCGGAGGCGACGCCCTACCCGCGGGTGGCGGTGAAAGCGGCCTCGATCGTCGCGAGAGGTGACGCCGATCGCGCGCTCCTCATCTGCGGCACGGGGCTCGGAGTCGCGATCACCGCGAACAAAGTGCGCGGGATCCGGGCCGTGACCGCCCATGACAGCTACTCGGTGGAGCGGTCGGTCAAGAGCAACAACGCACAGGTTCTCACCCTGGGGGCGCGGGTGATCGGCCTGGAGCTCGCGAAGAAGCTCGTCGACGAGTGGCTGGAGCACCGCTTCGACCCCGGCTCGGCATCCGCGGCGAAAGTCCGACTGATCGACGAATACGAGGAGGAAGCATGA
- a CDS encoding dihydroxyacetone kinase family protein, which produces MTRILGDADAFVADALRGFARAHADEVSLVDGGVVRANPLEPGKVAVLIGGGSGHYPAFAGYVGTGLAAGAVCGNIFTSPSTAQALRVAHAADAGGGVLFTYGRYAGDVIHFGEAERRLRDEGIDARTVLITDDVASAPQEVADERRGIAGIVCVFHIAGAAAERGDPLDEVERLATHANSRTRSHGVAFAGCTLPGADHALFEVPAGQMSIGLGIHGEPGVRDVPLQPAPELAVTLAAPLLEERPHDGRRAAVIVNGLGSVKYEELFVLFGCVVEHLEAQGVEIVEPLCGEFVTSLDMAGVSLTLLWLDDELEELWRAPASSPAFRKGALSADTPSVRATAAGRPAAVEVPPGVGHAPAPATPAARTAAVIARRLLISAREAIAAEADRLGELDAIAGDGDHGIGMTRGLTAAVEAAESADESIGVKELLERAGDAWSETAGGTSGALWGAALAEVGLSLGSPEAFTAADVAAAVAAAHARVAALGGAEPGDKTMLDAMAPFDETLTEQVQAGTGIAAALAAAAAAARAGADATSAMTPRRGRARPLAERSIGHPDPGAESFSIIAADLAGWVADFKGSE; this is translated from the coding sequence ATGACCCGCATCCTGGGCGACGCCGACGCGTTCGTCGCAGACGCCCTCCGAGGCTTCGCGCGCGCCCACGCGGACGAGGTCTCGCTGGTCGACGGCGGGGTCGTGCGCGCGAACCCGCTCGAGCCCGGAAAGGTCGCGGTCCTCATCGGCGGCGGCTCGGGACACTACCCCGCCTTCGCCGGCTACGTGGGGACGGGCCTGGCCGCGGGCGCCGTGTGCGGCAACATCTTCACCTCGCCCTCGACCGCGCAGGCGCTGCGCGTGGCACACGCCGCCGACGCGGGTGGCGGCGTCCTCTTCACGTACGGGCGTTACGCGGGAGACGTGATCCACTTCGGCGAGGCCGAGCGGCGGCTGCGCGACGAAGGGATCGATGCGCGCACGGTGCTCATCACCGACGATGTCGCGAGCGCCCCGCAGGAGGTGGCCGACGAGCGCCGCGGTATCGCCGGGATCGTGTGCGTCTTCCATATCGCCGGTGCCGCGGCAGAGCGCGGGGATCCGCTCGACGAGGTGGAGCGCCTTGCGACGCACGCCAACAGCCGGACCCGCAGCCACGGCGTCGCCTTCGCCGGCTGCACGCTCCCCGGCGCGGACCACGCCCTGTTCGAGGTTCCCGCGGGGCAGATGTCGATCGGCCTCGGCATCCACGGTGAGCCTGGGGTCCGCGATGTGCCTCTGCAGCCCGCGCCGGAACTGGCCGTCACGCTCGCGGCGCCTCTCCTCGAGGAGCGGCCCCATGACGGCCGGCGCGCCGCGGTGATCGTGAACGGACTCGGGTCGGTGAAGTACGAGGAGCTGTTCGTGCTCTTCGGGTGCGTCGTCGAACATCTCGAGGCGCAGGGCGTCGAGATCGTGGAGCCGCTGTGCGGGGAGTTCGTCACCAGCCTCGACATGGCGGGCGTCTCGCTCACTCTGCTCTGGCTCGATGACGAGCTCGAAGAGCTGTGGCGGGCTCCGGCCTCCTCGCCCGCCTTCCGAAAGGGCGCCCTGTCTGCGGATACGCCCTCCGTGAGAGCGACCGCCGCCGGCAGACCCGCGGCAGTAGAGGTCCCGCCCGGCGTCGGCCATGCCCCGGCACCGGCGACCCCCGCCGCGCGGACGGCGGCGGTGATCGCGCGGCGCCTGCTGATCAGCGCTCGGGAGGCGATCGCGGCGGAAGCGGACCGCCTGGGTGAGCTCGACGCGATCGCCGGCGACGGGGATCACGGCATCGGGATGACGCGAGGCCTCACCGCCGCGGTCGAGGCGGCGGAGTCCGCGGACGAGTCGATCGGCGTGAAAGAGCTGCTCGAGCGCGCCGGCGACGCGTGGTCCGAGACGGCGGGCGGCACGTCGGGGGCCCTCTGGGGCGCTGCGCTCGCGGAGGTCGGGCTCTCGCTCGGGTCGCCCGAAGCCTTCACCGCGGCGGATGTCGCGGCGGCGGTCGCCGCGGCGCACGCCAGAGTGGCGGCGCTCGGCGGGGCGGAGCCGGGCGACAAGACGATGCTCGATGCGATGGCACCCTTCGACGAGACGCTCACGGAACAGGTGCAGGCGGGGACCGGCATCGCGGCGGCGCTCGCCGCCGCAGCGGCGGCGGCCCGCGCGGGCGCTGACGCGACATCGGCCATGACACCCCGACGTGGCCGGGCGCGTCCACTCGCCGAGCGCAGCATCGGGCATCCCGACCCGGGTGCCGAGTCGTTCTCAATCATCGCCGCCGACCTCGCGGGGTGGGTCGCGGACTTCAAGGGATCGGAGTGA
- a CDS encoding carbohydrate ABC transporter permease, which yields MSATPIEITETRGKPRKLVERRSAPRTRGRASLNLVLALLVVYFLVPFWWLIVNSSKTAAGLFGGDNALWFTDDINYLGNLVDLFTYGGGIYGRWLANTALYAIVGGLGATVLAVLAGYGFAKYRFAGRRAAFAILLGAVMVPTTALVIPTFVLFAQVGWTNTIWAVIFPSLLNPFGVYLMNVYARDAVPDELLDAARVDGAGEFRTFFRVALPMLRPAIVTVLLLSVVAVWNNYFLPLVMLSDNRLFPVTVGIGVWQSTASTYGAAGGQTLWSIIILGSLVSVIPLIIAFLALQKYWRGGLAIGSLK from the coding sequence ATGAGTGCCACGCCTATCGAGATCACCGAGACCCGCGGCAAGCCACGCAAGCTCGTCGAGCGCCGGTCGGCCCCGCGCACCCGCGGGCGTGCGTCGCTGAACCTCGTGCTGGCGCTGCTCGTGGTCTACTTCCTGGTGCCGTTCTGGTGGCTGATCGTCAACAGCTCCAAGACCGCGGCCGGCCTGTTCGGGGGCGACAATGCCCTGTGGTTCACGGACGACATCAACTACCTCGGAAACCTGGTCGACCTGTTCACGTACGGCGGAGGGATCTACGGGCGATGGCTGGCGAACACCGCTCTCTATGCCATCGTGGGCGGGCTCGGCGCCACGGTGCTCGCCGTCCTCGCGGGGTACGGGTTCGCGAAGTATCGGTTCGCGGGGCGCCGGGCCGCCTTCGCGATCCTGCTCGGCGCCGTCATGGTGCCGACGACCGCGCTCGTGATCCCGACCTTCGTCCTGTTCGCGCAGGTGGGCTGGACGAACACGATCTGGGCCGTGATCTTCCCCTCGCTGCTCAACCCCTTCGGTGTCTACCTCATGAACGTGTACGCGCGCGATGCCGTGCCCGACGAGCTCCTCGACGCCGCCCGCGTGGATGGCGCGGGGGAGTTCCGCACGTTCTTCCGGGTCGCACTGCCGATGCTGCGGCCCGCGATCGTGACCGTGCTGCTGCTGTCGGTCGTGGCCGTGTGGAACAACTACTTCCTCCCGCTCGTGATGCTGTCGGACAACCGGCTGTTCCCCGTCACCGTCGGCATCGGCGTCTGGCAGTCGACCGCGTCCACGTACGGCGCGGCGGGCGGGCAGACGCTGTGGAGCATCATCATCCTCGGCTCGCTCGTGTCGGTCATCCCGCTGATCATCGCGTTCCTGGCCCTGCAGAAGTACTGGCGAGGCGGGCTCGCGATCGGAAGCCTCAAGTGA
- a CDS encoding alpha/beta hydrolase-fold protein, protein MSVKEQRRRGRQGRRRALPAVLAAAVVVGGTLVAATPAAGAGSDQWVSLPPNAPGVGDVYRFTVPNSAIQPATGINGAVVAVEGNFAPGKTWTTLNMGLSGGNWTSTIGPLEPGLYYYQYSARSAWNQDAIPFRNPASPQEVTSKPAWNTLFVDGPGAEWLADVPNGGALEDLTYESSVTGAERSALVWTPPGYDENRAEPYPVLYLLQDEGQSYREWVELGRLKQILDNLAVEGDAEPMVVVMGDGESDEIRGEVVKNLLPAAEGAFNVSRNGDGRAIAGIGRGADQALSLLVSATGEFSEVGSFSGDLEQNVGKGKARQINDATDLIRLYVGNVTDPSYNSTVDLAAKLSAAGVEFQSDGSDPETGGTWDTWQKSLHDFAQRVFQDSGDTGPSEGHLPLAPHSLPAAGTTPTPWIDENGVVTFETGTEFAGANNVTVWGNFGPAGSWPRTPMTKQDDGRWRLTMPVEAGSYYYKFVVEGSDRKDTTNPTTVLSEPNWSTFQVPGDDTLRGEYTTPVAPEARGNVEVMNYTSSANGNPIRSAYVWTPPGYDPDRAEAYPVLYLQHGGGQTWTDWVEVGFAAQILDNHYAKGDIVPMVVVMANGNGVNFPNEITQRITVAAEAQYNVSNDPENRALAGLSMGSQAALSTLYTFPGQFAYVGAMSAFTNPPASANVAAINEGTKLLRIYSGDMQDFTYQNTLSLVSALDSRGIEHEFAPIIPGPHSWDVWQKALIDLLPRLFKG, encoded by the coding sequence ATGAGTGTGAAGGAACAGCGGCGACGGGGCCGCCAAGGGCGTCGCCGGGCGTTGCCCGCAGTGCTCGCCGCGGCGGTAGTGGTCGGAGGAACCCTGGTCGCGGCGACGCCTGCGGCCGGAGCCGGGAGCGACCAATGGGTGTCGTTGCCGCCCAACGCCCCCGGCGTCGGAGACGTCTATCGCTTCACGGTGCCCAACTCGGCCATCCAGCCGGCGACGGGCATCAACGGCGCTGTTGTCGCGGTGGAAGGCAACTTCGCGCCCGGCAAGACGTGGACCACGCTGAACATGGGGTTGAGCGGCGGGAACTGGACGTCGACGATCGGACCCCTCGAGCCCGGCCTGTACTACTACCAGTACTCGGCGCGGTCGGCGTGGAACCAGGATGCGATTCCGTTCCGCAACCCCGCCAGTCCGCAGGAGGTGACCTCGAAGCCCGCGTGGAACACGCTTTTCGTCGACGGTCCGGGTGCCGAATGGCTCGCCGACGTCCCCAACGGAGGCGCGCTGGAGGATCTCACCTACGAGAGCTCGGTCACAGGCGCGGAGCGCTCGGCGCTGGTGTGGACCCCGCCGGGCTATGACGAGAACCGTGCTGAGCCTTACCCCGTGCTCTACCTCCTGCAGGACGAGGGCCAGAGTTATCGCGAATGGGTGGAGCTCGGGCGACTGAAGCAGATCCTCGACAATCTCGCGGTCGAGGGCGACGCCGAGCCGATGGTCGTCGTGATGGGTGACGGCGAGTCCGATGAGATCCGCGGTGAGGTCGTCAAGAACCTCCTCCCGGCTGCGGAGGGGGCCTTCAATGTCTCCCGCAACGGCGACGGTCGCGCAATCGCCGGCATCGGGCGAGGAGCCGACCAGGCCCTCAGCCTCCTGGTCAGCGCCACGGGAGAGTTCTCGGAGGTCGGCTCGTTCTCGGGCGACCTCGAGCAGAACGTCGGCAAGGGCAAAGCGCGGCAGATCAACGACGCGACCGATCTCATCCGTCTCTACGTCGGCAACGTCACCGACCCGAGCTACAACTCGACGGTGGACCTCGCCGCCAAGCTCAGCGCCGCGGGCGTCGAGTTCCAGTCGGACGGCTCCGATCCCGAGACCGGCGGAACGTGGGACACGTGGCAGAAGAGCCTTCACGACTTCGCACAGCGTGTTTTCCAGGATTCGGGCGACACCGGACCGAGTGAGGGGCACCTTCCACTCGCGCCGCACTCGCTCCCGGCCGCCGGCACCACGCCGACGCCGTGGATCGACGAGAACGGCGTCGTGACCTTCGAGACCGGCACGGAGTTCGCCGGCGCGAACAACGTCACGGTGTGGGGCAACTTCGGTCCGGCGGGCAGCTGGCCGCGCACGCCCATGACCAAGCAGGACGACGGGCGCTGGCGTCTGACGATGCCGGTCGAGGCCGGTTCGTACTACTACAAGTTCGTCGTGGAGGGGTCGGACCGCAAGGACACCACCAACCCGACGACGGTGCTCTCGGAGCCCAACTGGAGCACGTTCCAGGTGCCCGGCGACGACACGCTCCGTGGCGAGTACACGACGCCGGTCGCACCCGAGGCTCGCGGCAACGTCGAGGTCATGAACTACACGAGCAGCGCGAACGGCAACCCCATTCGTTCCGCTTACGTGTGGACGCCCCCGGGCTACGACCCCGATCGCGCCGAGGCCTACCCGGTCCTCTACCTCCAGCACGGCGGCGGGCAGACGTGGACGGACTGGGTCGAGGTCGGCTTCGCCGCCCAGATCCTGGACAACCACTACGCCAAGGGAGACATCGTCCCCATGGTCGTCGTGATGGCCAACGGCAACGGCGTGAACTTCCCCAACGAGATCACGCAGCGGATCACGGTGGCCGCCGAGGCGCAGTACAACGTCAGCAACGACCCCGAAAACCGTGCACTCGCGGGCCTGTCGATGGGATCGCAGGCGGCGCTGAGCACGTTGTACACGTTCCCGGGCCAGTTCGCTTACGTCGGAGCCATGTCGGCGTTCACCAACCCCCCTGCCAGCGCGAATGTGGCGGCGATCAACGAGGGCACGAAGCTCCTGCGCATCTACTCCGGTGACATGCAGGACTTCACCTACCAGAACACGCTGAGCCTCGTCAGCGCGCTGGACAGCCGCGGGATCGAGCACGAGTTCGCTCCGATCATCCCCGGTCCGCACAGCTGGGATGTCTGGCAGAAGGCGTTGATCGATCTGCTGCCGCGTCTGTTCAAGGGCTGA
- a CDS encoding sugar ABC transporter permease — translation MTTSTASPPTKKGSSLFTKKGGRRSTAARQNLFGWLFVGPFGIVFLALLVLPIGYALYLSLFQKSLIGGTRFVLFGNYAKAFTDPNFLDGVWFVIRFSLVLIPLQMAISLAIALMLDIIVTRFARFSRLMIFMPYAIPTVIGALMWGFLYSENFGPLANIFGIFGAEAPDFLSKSLIFYGLLNIVTWQWAGYYMIILYAALQGIDPTLYEAARIDGASQWQIILRIKIPLLSPALLLILVFALIGTLQFFNEPKILQDLAAGSIPNDFTPNIYAFYQAFSLANYNYGATISFALGAVVFVCVYIFLFATRKRGSFFE, via the coding sequence ATGACCACCTCAACCGCAAGTCCCCCAACGAAGAAGGGGTCGAGCCTCTTCACGAAGAAGGGCGGTCGTCGCTCGACCGCCGCTCGTCAGAACCTCTTCGGATGGCTCTTCGTCGGACCGTTCGGGATCGTCTTCCTGGCTCTGCTCGTGCTGCCGATCGGCTACGCGCTCTACTTGAGCCTCTTCCAGAAGTCGCTCATCGGCGGCACCCGGTTCGTCCTCTTCGGCAACTACGCCAAGGCGTTCACAGACCCGAACTTCCTCGACGGCGTCTGGTTCGTCATCCGGTTCTCGCTGGTGCTCATTCCGCTGCAGATGGCGATCTCGCTGGCGATCGCCCTAATGCTCGACATCATCGTGACCCGGTTCGCCCGGTTCTCGCGGCTCATGATCTTCATGCCGTACGCGATCCCGACGGTGATCGGCGCTCTGATGTGGGGGTTCCTCTACAGCGAGAACTTCGGCCCACTCGCGAACATTTTCGGAATTTTCGGCGCTGAGGCCCCTGATTTCCTGAGCAAGAGCCTGATCTTCTACGGCCTCCTCAACATCGTCACGTGGCAATGGGCCGGCTATTACATGATCATCCTCTACGCAGCGCTGCAGGGGATCGACCCCACCCTGTACGAGGCGGCACGCATCGACGGCGCCTCGCAGTGGCAGATCATCCTGCGCATCAAGATCCCCCTCCTCTCGCCGGCACTCCTGCTCATCCTGGTCTTCGCCCTCATCGGAACCCTGCAGTTCTTCAATGAGCCGAAGATCCTCCAGGACCTCGCGGCCGGATCCATCCCGAACGACTTCACGCCCAACATCTATGCCTTCTATCAGGCGTTCTCTCTGGCGAACTACAACTACGGCGCGACGATCTCGTTCGCCCTCGGTGCCGTCGTCTTCGTCTGCGTCTACATCTTCCTGTTCGCAACCCGCAAGCGAGGGAGCTTCTTCGAATGA
- a CDS encoding extracellular solute-binding protein has product MKTKPVLAAIMTLAVAGALAACTAGGDGGDNGGGGDASNCSNEIKNPDAPVVTLWAWYPNSEAVVDNFNEENDDVQVCWTNAGAGGDAYDKFQTAISGGSGAPDVMMVEADRIAVFQAQDALVDLSDLGYEDVKDNFSEGAWKDVSVGGGVYGAPIDGGPMGMIYRTDIFEQYGITPPTTWEEFEATAQQVKDAGGPVFASFAANQPAAVTAYMYQTGAEPFEYDPANEGEIGINLNSDEIKRVLDYWAGLVEKGLVGTEDQFTPEYIAGVIGGDYATYLSAAWAPGYLQGAGVGEGADEGVWATAPLPQWDPASPVAINWGGSAFSVSSQADDPELAAKVAFGVYADQASLDQGWQEQIIFPLNVDVLEDPAFQDYEVPFFSGQQANKEVYVPAANAYKGMVYTPLQQFYYSTLTEQIQNINDGSATGSEAADALQEAVVAYAEEQGFTVK; this is encoded by the coding sequence GTGAAGACGAAGCCTGTCCTTGCTGCGATCATGACGCTCGCAGTGGCTGGTGCCCTCGCAGCCTGCACCGCCGGTGGTGACGGTGGCGACAACGGAGGTGGTGGAGACGCATCCAACTGCTCCAACGAGATCAAGAACCCCGACGCTCCCGTCGTCACCCTGTGGGCGTGGTACCCCAACTCCGAGGCCGTCGTCGACAACTTCAACGAGGAGAACGACGACGTCCAGGTCTGCTGGACGAACGCGGGCGCCGGTGGCGACGCCTACGACAAGTTCCAGACGGCGATCTCGGGCGGCAGCGGTGCTCCTGACGTCATGATGGTCGAGGCCGACCGCATCGCGGTCTTCCAGGCCCAGGACGCCCTCGTCGACCTGAGCGACCTCGGCTATGAGGATGTCAAGGACAACTTCAGCGAAGGCGCGTGGAAGGACGTCTCGGTCGGCGGCGGCGTCTACGGCGCTCCGATCGACGGCGGCCCGATGGGCATGATCTACCGCACCGACATCTTCGAGCAGTACGGCATCACGCCGCCCACCACGTGGGAGGAGTTCGAGGCGACCGCGCAGCAGGTCAAGGATGCCGGAGGTCCGGTCTTCGCGAGCTTCGCCGCGAACCAGCCCGCGGCGGTGACGGCGTACATGTACCAGACCGGCGCGGAGCCGTTCGAGTACGACCCCGCCAACGAGGGTGAGATCGGAATCAACCTCAACAGCGACGAGATCAAGCGCGTCCTCGACTACTGGGCCGGCCTCGTCGAGAAGGGCCTCGTGGGCACGGAGGACCAGTTCACTCCCGAGTACATCGCCGGCGTCATCGGCGGCGACTACGCCACGTACCTCTCGGCGGCCTGGGCTCCCGGCTACCTCCAGGGCGCGGGCGTCGGCGAGGGTGCGGACGAAGGCGTGTGGGCGACCGCTCCGCTGCCGCAGTGGGATCCGGCCAGCCCCGTCGCGATCAACTGGGGCGGCTCGGCGTTCTCGGTGAGCAGCCAGGCGGACGACCCTGAGCTGGCAGCCAAGGTGGCCTTCGGGGTCTATGCGGACCAGGCGTCGCTCGATCAGGGCTGGCAGGAACAGATCATCTTCCCGCTCAACGTGGACGTGCTGGAGGACCCGGCGTTCCAGGACTACGAGGTGCCCTTCTTCAGCGGCCAGCAGGCCAACAAAGAGGTGTACGTCCCGGCGGCCAATGCCTACAAGGGCATGGTCTACACGCCGCTCCAGCAGTTCTACTACTCGACCCTGACTGAGCAGATCCAGAACATCAACGACGGATCCGCTACGGGTTCTGAAGCTGCGGACGCGCTCCAGGAGGCTGTCGTGGCCTACGCGGAGGAGCAGGGCTTCACCGTCAAGTGA
- a CDS encoding LacI family DNA-binding transcriptional regulator codes for MHDVARVAGVSIKTVSNVINDYPHVRPGTRDRVNEAIEQLDYRPNLSARGLRSGRTGVIGLAVPSLRENYFAELADAVIRAAEKRGLGVMVEQTSGQRDGELLAVSTSRPRFLDGLLFSPVSLGQEDAAALAVEGPLVLLGERIFGGPTDHVTMHNTSSAEAAVEHLLEIGRHRIALIGADLHGGDEASSANLRLKGYVRALERAGIELDPALVRPTEMSRWNRPGGAAAAHLLVREGVEFDAVFALSDTLGLGVLRALGEEGLRVPDDVAVIGFDNIDESKWSVPSMTTVDPGRDEIAAIAVDRLIERINEKGDRRPPQTFKPDFRIVKRESTGFTTAD; via the coding sequence ATGCATGACGTCGCACGGGTGGCCGGCGTCTCTATCAAGACCGTGTCCAACGTCATCAACGACTACCCTCACGTGCGCCCGGGCACAAGGGATCGCGTCAACGAGGCGATCGAGCAGCTCGACTATCGCCCGAACCTGTCGGCGCGCGGACTCCGCTCCGGCCGCACCGGCGTGATCGGCCTCGCCGTGCCGTCACTGCGCGAGAACTACTTCGCCGAGCTCGCCGACGCCGTCATCCGCGCGGCCGAGAAGCGCGGCCTCGGCGTCATGGTCGAGCAGACGAGCGGCCAGCGCGATGGAGAGCTGCTCGCGGTGTCGACGAGCCGCCCTCGCTTTCTCGACGGACTCCTCTTCAGCCCCGTGAGCCTCGGGCAGGAGGATGCCGCGGCCCTCGCCGTGGAGGGGCCGCTCGTCCTGCTGGGCGAGCGCATCTTCGGCGGGCCGACCGACCACGTCACGATGCACAACACCTCCTCCGCCGAGGCCGCCGTGGAGCATCTCCTCGAGATCGGCCGCCACCGGATCGCCCTGATCGGCGCCGACCTTCACGGCGGCGACGAGGCGAGCTCGGCGAATCTGCGCCTCAAGGGGTATGTCCGCGCCCTCGAGCGCGCTGGCATCGAACTCGACCCCGCGCTCGTGCGTCCGACCGAGATGTCCCGATGGAACCGGCCCGGAGGCGCGGCCGCCGCACATCTGCTGGTCCGTGAGGGCGTGGAGTTCGATGCGGTCTTCGCGTTGAGCGACACCCTCGGACTCGGTGTGCTGCGCGCGCTCGGCGAAGAAGGACTGCGCGTCCCCGACGACGTCGCCGTGATCGGCTTCGACAACATCGACGAGAGCAAGTGGTCGGTGCCCTCCATGACGACGGTCGATCCTGGCCGCGACGAGATCGCCGCGATCGCGGTCGACCGGCTCATCGAGCGCATCAACGAGAAGGGCGACCGGCGGCCGCCCCAGACCTTCAAGCCCGACTTCCGCATCGTCAAGCGCGAGTCGACCGGTTTCACCACCGCCGACTGA
- a CDS encoding sugar phosphate isomerase/epimerase family protein, with translation MLSSKEWPIAAAMLPLGDAHPVDGPESSAERWLSDLTEVSDEGFSEVDLTDSWTRYGDLDAEHVAVLRECLRSAGLTAASLSAIRRSVIDEQHGQEHLAYAHRTIDFAAELGIPVVSVGLHRALTPAQREQLWFWTAEGHRDPFGDDDAWALAVGRLRELGRHADEAGLLLSLEMYEHTFLGTAQSSVRLVEDIGLEAVGLNPDIGNLIRLHEPVEDWRAVAEATMPYANFWHVKNYSRDEDASAGLYSTVPTSLELGVINYREAVKIALRSGFQGIICVEHYGGDGLSVSATNRDYLRDHVLPRREYTAGVSRVRQTHASAVSR, from the coding sequence ATGCTGAGTTCGAAGGAGTGGCCGATCGCGGCGGCGATGCTTCCGCTCGGGGATGCCCACCCGGTCGACGGACCGGAATCATCCGCCGAGCGCTGGCTGTCGGATCTCACGGAGGTGAGCGACGAGGGGTTCTCGGAGGTCGATCTCACCGACTCCTGGACCCGGTACGGCGACCTCGACGCGGAGCACGTCGCGGTTCTGCGAGAGTGCCTCCGGTCGGCGGGGCTGACCGCCGCCTCCCTCTCGGCCATCCGCCGCAGCGTGATCGACGAGCAGCACGGCCAGGAGCACCTCGCCTACGCGCACCGGACGATCGACTTCGCCGCCGAGCTGGGCATCCCGGTCGTCTCGGTGGGGCTTCATCGCGCCCTCACTCCTGCCCAGCGGGAGCAGCTCTGGTTCTGGACCGCCGAAGGACACCGTGACCCCTTCGGAGACGACGACGCATGGGCGCTCGCCGTCGGACGCCTGCGCGAGCTGGGACGGCATGCCGACGAGGCGGGGCTGCTGCTCTCGCTCGAGATGTATGAGCACACCTTCCTGGGCACCGCGCAGTCCTCCGTGCGCCTCGTGGAGGACATCGGCCTGGAGGCCGTCGGCCTCAACCCCGACATCGGCAACCTCATCCGGCTCCACGAGCCCGTCGAGGACTGGCGGGCGGTCGCGGAGGCGACCATGCCGTACGCCAACTTCTGGCACGTGAAGAATTACTCACGTGACGAGGATGCCTCGGCCGGTCTGTATTCGACCGTCCCGACGTCGCTCGAACTGGGCGTCATCAACTACCGCGAAGCGGTGAAGATCGCCCTGCGCAGCGGCTTCCAGGGCATCATCTGCGTGGAGCACTACGGCGGAGACGGCTTGAGCGTGAGCGCCACCAACCGCGACTACCTGCGTGATCACGTGCTGCCTCGACGGGAGTACACGGCAGGCGTCAGCAGAGTGCGTCAGACCCACGCGTCGGCGGTGTCGCGATGA